A single region of the Oryzias latipes chromosome 19, ASM223467v1 genome encodes:
- the foxi2 gene encoding forkhead box protein I2: protein MNAFGHQPSTQQSSPIQHSAQEILDMAVYCDNYGVYQQNLHHHPPQRPPPHPPSYGLGEYTSQSTNPYLWLNGPGINSSPYLPGNNSASYLQSGYGSNQRQFLPPPTGFGGADLGWLSISSQQELFKMVRPPYSYSALIAMAIQNSQDKKLTLSQIYQYVADNFPFYKKSKAGWQNSIRHNLSLNDCFKKVARDEDDPGKGNYWTLDPNCEKMFDNGNFRRKRKRRADANGVESGSPCVKSEETPHKLSDTASLLSSSPPSLHGSPASTETKTPPPPSGDNSPCFSNFVSTVSSLLAASGASESPRSGGGERDCGATHSAGLAHTREGMSGLGSYSPTFVSPLNSDNSRMSYYPSMQSLSNHFSVNNLIYSREGTEV from the exons ATGAACGCGTTTGGACACCAACCTTCTACCCAGCAGAGCAGCCCCATCCAGCACAGCGCGCAGGAGATTCTGGACATGGCTGTATACTGCGACAACTACGGCGTCTACCAGCAGAATCTCCACCACCATCCCCCCCAGAGGCCACCTCCTCACCCACCCAGCTATGGCCTCGGAGAGTACACCTCCCAGTCCACGAACCCATACCTGTGGCTAAACGGACCGGGCATCAACTCGTCTCCTTATCTTCCTGGGAACAACAGCGCGTCCTACCTCCAGTCTGGATACGGGTCGAACCAGAGGCAGTTCTTGCCGCCTCCAACGGGGTTCGGAGGAGCAGATCTGGGCTGGTTGTCCATATCCAGCCAGCAGGAGCTCTTCAAGATGGTCAGACCGCCGTATTCCTACTCTGCTCTCATAGCCATGGCTATTCAGAACTCTCAGGACAAAAAGCTGACTCTCAGCCAGATTTATCAATACGTTGCTGACAATTTTCCTTTCTATAAGAAGAGTAAAGCAGGATGGCAGAATTCAATTCGCCACAACTTGTCGCTGAATGACTGCTTTAAAAAAGTCGCCCGTGACGAGGATGATCCAg GTAAGGGGAACTACTGGACGCTTGACCCCAACTGTGAGAAGATGTTCGACAACGGAAACTTCAGGAGGAAGAGAAAGAGGAGAGCGGATGCCAATGGCGTAGAGAGCGGCTCTCCGTGCGTCAAATCAGAGGAAACCCCTCACAAACTCTCCGACACCGCCAGTCTGCTCAGCTCCTCTCCGCCCAGCCTGCACGGATCCCCGGCCTCCACGGAGACCAAgacccccccgcccccctccgGGGACAATAGCCCGTGCTTCAGCAACTTCGTGTCCACAGTGAGCTCCCTGCTGGCGGCCAGCGGGGCCAGCGAGAGCCCGCGAAGCGGTGGCGGGGAACGGGACTGCGGCGCCACGCACTCTGCGGGGCTGGCGCACACCCGGGAGGGCATGTCCGGACTGGGTTCCTACTCCCCCACGTTTGTGTCTCCCCTGAACTCTGACAACAGCAGAATGAGCTATTATCCATCAATGCAAAGCCTCTCCAACCACTTCAGTGTGAATAACCTCATATACAGCCGGGAGGGCACAGAGGTGTag